Genomic DNA from Urocitellus parryii isolate mUroPar1 chromosome 5, mUroPar1.hap1, whole genome shotgun sequence:
agaaaagctGGTATATATGTAACATAGAACATTATTTGGGCTTTTAAAAGAAGACCCTGtcaggctgggtttgtggctcagcattagagcgcttgcctcacatgtgcgagaccctgggttcaatcctcagcaccacataaaaataattaagtgaaataaaggtattgtgtccaactacaactaaaaaataaatactttttttttaaaaaagaagacactGTCATATACTACACATTATGCTATGTGAAGGAAGCCAATTGCAAAAATGACAACTACTACATGAATTCACTTATATAAATGTCTGAAGTAGTCAAACTCTTggaaacaaaaagtagaatggtGTCTTCCCCAGGGATAAAGGAGGGGGGACTGTTAATAGGTATACAATTTAATATTtgcaagatgaataagttctagagatgtTGTGCAATAATGTGCATGTAATTAACATTATTGTATATGTAAAAATGGttaagttgggtttttttttatggtgAGGGGAgattggttctgggaattgaactcacaggcactttaccactaagccacatcgctagcactttttagtttttattttgaaacaagttctcactgagtcgctgcaggccttgctaaattgctgaggctggtcttgaacttgtgatcctccggtctcagcctcctaagtctctgggattacaggcatgtgcaccatCTCTGGAAagattaaatttttgtttttttaccacACACATGTACAAAGCACACTGCTAAGAAgccagatttttctttaaaaaaaattttttttagttgtctatggacctttatttaattaatttatttatatgattgctgagaatcgaacccagtacacatgtgctaggcaagcagtctatcactgagccacaactccagcccaaaattgttatttttaagactGTTGCATAAGGGAGAGAATAAAGTACATCTTGCCTTTCCTATATGAACAGTATCTCAGGAACCAAGTAGTTAAGGGCAGGTTACTCTTTATAGAAGAATTgtggttaaaaaatgaaaaggaatggaAGAATTTAGGCAGTGTTCATCAAGGATGGCTAAAAGCACCATGTGCAGACACCATGTGCTCTCTGAAATAAGGCTATGGCTACCTTCCAAGTATACTTAACagtaaaaataactcaaaaccTGGAGGTGGCACTCAGTGGTAGAAAGTGTACATagtatggggctgggattgtggctcagcggtagagtgctcacctagcctgggtaggacccgggttcgatcctcagcaccacataaaaataaaggcattgtgttgtgtccatctatacctaaaaaataaatattaaaaaaagagtttaaaaaaagaagaagaagaaagtgtacatagtatgtgtgaggccctaggttcaatctccagtactgaaaaagaaagggagaaaaagaaagaagtcagaaCTGGTCAAATATCTAGGTCTAAGTACAAATATACAGGAAAAACAGAATAGAGTATCACTAGTACACAATTACCAAGCTCCAGGCAAtgaaaaattataggaaaaataggctatttctttaacaaattaaaaggaaagaagaaaaaaaaagggggaggctATAAatctacttgtttattttcttttttattgataaaCAAATAACAGCATTActattcttaatacacatatataccacaatttttcatatatctttttgtatataaagtatgttgacacccaattcatgtcttcatacacgtactttggataatgatgtctatcacattccaccatccttgctaatcccctgccccctccctttccctccatcccctcttccctatctagaattcatctattcttcccatgctccccctccctaccccactatgagtcagcagAGGAAGGccataaatttaaagaaaatattaaaaaaaaaatcaaccatttaCAATGTGTGGATCTTATTTgggcaaactaaaaaaaaaaaaagaaattattaggaaaataaaagaccaaCCAGGGACATTTGTACATTCCTTTGGATATTTAATGATACTAAGGAATTACTGTTAACTTTTTAAGGCAGTATAATGGTGATGTAGTTATGTTTTTGAAAGAGTTCTTAGatatacttcaaaaatatttcaggtaaaaaattttaagtgcataTAAATCACGGTtcaatataaattcaaatatgaCACGATTTTGAACAATTGATGAGTCTAGGAAAATTTGATCCTGGTATTGGAAATTTCTCCTTTGGAATTGAAGAATTACTAacataaaattacattatttctcAGGGTGCAGTCTTATTACTTGGGTCCTTCAAGAAAtaatattgtttccatttttaaaactatcttaaaattaggaaaatttatAATTACAGAATAAACATAAATCTTGACATTTGAAAGAAATGATATGGTGGAATGGAGTCTGAAAGAGCAAACGGTGAGACTCCCCTGCCAACATATCACCAATATATGTACCCCATTTCGTGTGTATCGTATGTGGTCAGTAGTAAATTCCTTAATAGTTATCTCGTTTCTAAGGAATCTTGGTGCTGGAAGGGATTTCTGGAATAGTCTGAGCCAAtcctttttaaatgaagaaataaatttccaaaggAGGAACCCCTTGTATTGGAAAGCCTTGTGAAGCCGGGCTTTCCACCACACACTCGCCTTCTAGGTGCAACCTCTGACAACATTAAAGTTTAAGGTGCCTTTGCTTTACTGAGGAACCGACAACGCCCATTTAGGAAGTCGGAAAGTCACCGTGCAGGAAAGTTGCAGTTCTGCGCACGCTCAGAGCCGAGTGTCGGAACCTTCAGCGCGTCAGCTCCCTGCGGCTGAGTGCCTGCTTCCGCCCGGTGGGTTTTGCACGGCGCACCCGGGAGGCGGGGCCTGCCAGGCAAGATGGAGTTGCTGCAGGTCCTGAAACGCGGGCTGCAGCAGGTCAGTGGCCACGGCGGTCTCCGTGGCTATTTGCGAGTTTTCTTCAGGTATGCGTCTAGAGCTATGCTCTTGGTTTCTGGGGCTGGATTTCCATTGCTTGGTTCCTTGAGGAGGGTCCCAGGCTTGGGTCACCTTGGAGAATCTCAAGGACAGCCGGCCCAATCTTTGCCTACAACCCCCGGGTCGAAGTCTGTCCCGGGCGTCCACAGGACAGAACTGAAGCCATCTCTAGAGATGCAGCACCCCCGCCCCCTGGAGTGTAATGAGCATTATCAGAGACGTTCACatggtgaccttgggaaagtttttTCCTTGAACTATCCTTCAGTTCCCTCCCTGGGCGATAAGAGATTGAAGGAGGTAACCAGAATGGTCTTCACTATTCCAAACATCCCTGACGGGCACATAGTTCCCCGAAAACGATTTGGAGACCTAGTGGAATGAAAGAACCAAGaaatatttgaatcatttttaGAAGATGAAGCCCCGGGCACGGTGGCAAACAACTGTAACTCCAGCGATTTAGGAGGTTGcgacaggattgcaagtttgagaccagtctcagcaatttagcgccctgtctcaaaaaattaaaagcgCAGGGAGTGTGTCTTAATGGTTAATTCCCACCTGggataaatccccagtaccaaaaaaaaaaaaaaagtaaataaataaaagacgaAATACTTTGGCTCCCTGACTTCCTGGAGGATTTGCTTATTCCAAACTTGTTTGCACAGGGATAGTAGATAAAAGTCCTATAATTTGAATAtgttacatttgtatttttaatgtaatttaagcGCATTAGTTGCATTAGTTTATCTTTTCCCATCCTGTCTGCATGATACTGGGACGGTGGGGGCAGCATGAGCTAAGTTAAGACTAAAGTTATTAACCTGAAAGCTGATTCTTCAGTATTAAGTGGCAAGAGCCTGGAGGTGAAGGCTAGAAGTATACAACCAGTGACCATCCACAGCaactcatttttctaattgatgTAGCAGCCTTTGTGTCTGAAAGTTGGTATTCTcactttattttggtttgttgtgAACAGTGAATCATTCTAAAATGTCTGTTTTCTTTGGGATAATTACAGAGCAAATGATGTGAGAGTTGGTACATTAGTGGGGGAAGACAAATATGGAAACAAATACTATGAAGACAACAAGCAATTTTTTGGTGAGTGCAGTATTTTTGGCATTCGGGTTTGGGATTTGATACGAGTCTATTTTTCATACCGTACAAAGGAGCTgttacttggaaaaaaatgaaaaactcaatagAGAAAAACTAAATGATTAACAAAAGTATGAGAAATGCTAATCCTCACTTGATATTACAAGAATGCAACTTAACAATGTTAGAGGTACTTTTCCATGTGGGGACATATCCCAGTTTGGGGAAAGGGATAGAATAGATTAATTCAGGCATTTTGGAGGACAGTTTGGcaatatttgtgaaaaattatACTGCATTTATCTTTTGTCTCAGCACTTAAAAGAATTCATCCTATAAATAATCTTGTGAGACAAAGACACTTATTGAAGCAGGCTTTTAGTAATAAATCTCAAAAGCAACATTATCATGTATAAGTTGATAATGATGAATTTAAACACTTTTTAGAATGCTTTTGTGTTATTAAGAATGATataccttgggctggggatgtggctcaagcagtatcgagtttgcctggcatgtgcggggcgctgggtttgatcctcagcacccataaaaataaaaaaaaataaagatgtgtatccaccgaaaattaaaaaataaataataaaaaatttctctctctctctctcttaaaaaaaaagaatgatatacctataattttatatacaaagacaTTAAAGATATACATAACAAAGATCTCCAGTTGCAGAACGATGTTTGGTAtcctcaaaggaagaaaatatatactcTTGGTTTACAAATACATTTCCAAACACAAGAAACTTAGAATCAGACAATGGTGGTTCAATATTCTGTCCCTCCATTTTATAACTTTGTGATCTGGTTAACTTAACTaagcctcagtcttctcatctaaagttgtattaaaaaatgatgaaaagagaACAGGAAGAACTTATCTTAATGGAGGGTTTCTCAACCTCGAACTAACACCAtggccagataattctttgttgtgagaTGCTGTCCCAGGTGTAGAATGGGCAACAGCATTCTTGGCACATACCTACTAGGTGCAAGTAGCACTTTCTCTCTACAGGTGTGACAATCAAAAGTATCTACAGGCATTGCCGGAGAACCACGGGCTTAATGCTTGGTACATATGTGCTCACTAAATATCAgcgctattattattattaccttctTGAAtcgttggattttttttttttactatgtgcttttttgtttttgtaataataaaaagattctcaaaaaaaaaattctcttgatTGAGATGAAAagtatcaaagaggaaaaaacaactAGTCTTCATCCAAGGGAAAAATGTATAATGTGAAGTAATGACCtagcatttattgaatgtttaccAAAGCTAGGTGCTATGCTAAACAAATAACATTCATCAACTACTTTAATCTTCAAGATTTCTTTGAGGCAAATACTTTAGTGTCCTCACTTCCCccatttttcaaatgaggaacTAGGTCATCATCACCAGACAGTGAAAGATATTTCTTAGGAGTATAGAAACCATGCTATGGTTACATTGAATGCAGTTTGGTCTATGAGAATTAAGTAACTTCTTACATATTCTATAACCATACTATTTTCAATATAGAAACCATAGAATTTTAGACTTGGAACAGATTGTAAAAGGTTATCTAAAAACTATTGTTCTATAGGTGAAGAAACCAAAGTCCAAGAAATGTCCTAACCAAAGAGACTTAACCAAATAATAGAAACAGTGGCAGAGCCCAGGGCAATATTCTTTCTGCTCATCACTGTTATAAACTAAGATTAagttaatttcctttcttctttcacttctttcttctttcttcattgaAAATACAACTATCTTCGTTTCTGCTAGTTTAGGAAAATGATACTgttgtaaaacattaaaatttagtgtatgaagtaaaaaaagaatgttcCCCCCTTGTAATCAAATACCTCTTTTAATTAGCTTGTACTTAGATATTTAAGACTCTAATGAATGTATAAACCTACACTTATTTATAGGATTATATTATGCATATTtgtaaactgaaatatttttcattaaaaaatatggatCATTTTTCCTTATTAGCTAAATGAACCtacaatattcttttttgtttgaatacctagttttgtttttttatttaaaaaataatcacagcACTGTTTTTAATTAGCACAATATTCCACTCTATAGAAGAACTGTTATTTTTTCAAACTCTTGactgttgatagacatttagcTTGCCTTCTACTTTTTGCTACAGGGAACTTGCTTATAACCACATCCATATTCATTTAGATATTCTAAGAATAAATtcttagaagtggaattgctgggtctgACTGTGGACTTCTAACATTTggataaatatattgtgtttgATGTCTATCAAAATGTTAGATTTTTGAGGCCCAGGTCTATCATTGGAGCCTAATTCTATTGTCATTGCCTAATATATGAAACCTTTTTCAAGGTTTCCTGCATCTGCCTTCATATGTTCCTGCCTCATAGGATTATACTTTACTCTTACATATCTGTCCTTAAGATTGATTTCtttaagataatgctaagtgaagttagccaatctcgaaaagacaaatgttttcttgatataaggaggctgattcatagtggggtagggagggggagcatgggaggaatagatgaatgtCTAGAATAGGGCAAAGGgataggaagggaagggagggggcagggggttagcaaggatggtggaaagtgatgatcattattatccaaagtacatgtatgaagacatgaattgatgtgaatatactttgtagacaaccagaggtatgaaaaattgtgctgtatatgtgtaataagaattgtaatgcattctgctgtcatttattttttaaaaaatcaattaaaatttttttaaaagattgatttctccaaagtgaaaatatatattgattgatatctgtatttcttttaataaacaaggtcatatataaataacattagtcaatctttgttgattttatattcaccTAGGAAAACCCTGTAAACTAAATGCAGATTACCTTTTGCTTATTGGTTTAAGATCTAttataggaataaatttaatgttCCCAACTTGAGGTTTAGGGTAAGTGGCAGTGAGGAAGAGGTAAAGGGAATTACTATTTATTCTTCACTTtgcaggtggtggtggggtattggggattgaactcatgaatccaggggtactttaccactaaattacatcccagtcctgtttttattttgaaacaggttcttgctGTGTTtctcagggcttcactaagttgctaagactggcctcaaacctataatcctcctgcctcagtttcccaagtcactggaattataggtgtacactCCTGTGCCTGATGTATTGGGTATTTATACACCCAATATTGAACTATGTGTATGcgtttgatatttaatttttcacagCAACCAAAAGATGTAGAAATAGTTATCTACttttaatagataaagaaactgaagcttaTAACGTTTTCCTGATAGTAAGTAACAAAGCCCTGTTTGAAACCTGGGTGTTTATTTCAGAACCCAATAGAAACAGTTTTGTAAGCAGTGGTTAAGCCGCCAACTATACCACAGAAATGTGATGtagccatggggctggggatgtggctcaagtggtagtgtgctcgcctagcatgagtgaggcactgggttcgattctcagcaccacataaaaataaaatatagatattgtgtccacctagaaaactaataaataaatatatttttaaaaaatgtagccaTACTGTTTTGATGATATGAACTGTCCTACTTACCTATCATTTATAACATTTGCTTATTAtatatagttcatattttttcaaaaggatcagaaattttttttaaaacatttgtatgGAAACATAATTCAAGTATGATTACTGTGAATACATTCTGCTCTGATCTCAGGAAGAGCACTTTTCTGGGTAAACTGAGCAGCTGtgaatacattcttttttttctgttactgccCTCTGCAGGGAACTGGGGAGAAGCAAGGATTCTTCCTTTTGGGAAAGGTCAGAGCCCCACCCACATCATTGAGTTATCTTAATCCCTGGTTCAGAGATCTTGCCATGGGGGCAGACAGGCTTTTGATAAAGCTTGCCAGCCACACACTTGCTGGAGCTTGCCTTCACTAATACACCCATGGTATTATTCCTCTCATAGTCCTCGTATGTAAGaggacataaaaatattttaataacaagatgtcttctttgatatcatgcatttattacttaaaaaaaaggaTCTCCTTTATTCCTCACATCTTTCCACCCAGGCCGTCACCGATGGGTTATATATACTACTGAAATGAATGGCAAAAACACATTCTGGGATGTGGATGGAAGCATGGTGCCTCCCGAATGGTAAGCTAAGCcaccattttatttcatttgacttGGGCAATATTTCattactcaaatatttattgaatatttataagGCAGTCATTGATCTTCTGAAAGATTCTATCCCAATTACAATGGTTGCATAACAAGTTACCCTAAagcttagtgacttaaaacaattatttgtCTCTCATTTTTGTGGGTGAGGAGTTGAGACAAGGCCAAGCAAGGATGATTTGTCTTGATTCTCAGATGTCCTGGGTCCTCAGCTGGGAAACTGAAATCATCTGAAGAGTTCTTCACCTGACGCCTGCCAGTTAATGCTGACTGTCAGCTGGGGGCATAGCTGAGGCTGTGAATTGGGCTACCTTTATGTTGCCTAGGCTTCCTTAGGCAAGTACTGTGAGGAAGAGCAAGCTGGGCAGAAGCCATAATGCCTTATTTTAGTTCTTGGATCATCTACTATCACTTCTGTATTCCATTGGTTAAAGCAGTTAGAAACCTCTGCCCAAAttcaataggagaaaacataggctctttcttttctttctctcttctttctttctttttttctttttttgctttgtaaGTAAGTGTGCTAACATTGGTTTtcatcctctattttattttttgagacagtgtctcactaggttgctcagGCAGGCCTTGttatcctcctatctcagcctctcaagtagctgagattgtAACTTTTTTGGTAGAAACATGCCAACATCACATATATATTGGGGTTTATAATGGTGTGGTATGTATTACCTATTTGTAGGGGAAAGGTGAAAAGAACCCTGGTTCTGATCTTCTCtagcattttgattttatatgagtttcttgatttttctgaagcttagtttcctcatctgtaaaatgagaaccCTAAAATTCCTTAGGTCTCTATAAGCTGTTTTTAtagtatgcatatttttaaatctaatgcTAAATGCTCTTGAATGAAATGTTTCCAAGCAAAGTACTTAACTATTTTGTAGATTACGGAAATAAAACCATTTGGTTGACATACAATTGAACTTTGGACATTCTTTCTAGGTGGTCTAAAAAAATCTCaccaaaaaactagaaataagtaTGTCAGGCAGGCTATGgcattttgttttagttggacTTGATTAGCAGAAATAGTTCCATTTTGCTTAGAAACCCAGGCATGTAACATAAAGGAGTGAAGTCCAGATATTATTACTAGAGTCTTAGGCATCAGGGGTTTCAATAGACCTCGCCTAGCCACTCACCCACAAGACCAAACAAAAGGTAATGgtgaaaagcaggaaaagaaTTTTAGTCAAAATGGCCACATCAGGAAGGCAGAGATTTGGCATCTCAGTCCTGTCTTTCAGGTGCTCATAGAAACTTTAGTTTTAAATAGAGGGAGAATTGAGGCAGGGGGTaagaggtatatatacaccaaGCTGTCTTGGTCAAATTGTACTCTTGTTGATCCTTCTCTCAGTTCTGATTCTATTAGGTGGCTCTGAAGAAGCTCTTATCACTTGAGGGGGCCAATTTCCACTTGCTGCTCAGAGTGTTTATCAAACCTGTGATTCTGGAAGGGAACAGTTCTATTCCCATGAGATGATTGCTTCTGCTTAGAGGGGCTGTCTCATCATGGGTTGATTTCTTAGAATATGTAGGACAGTGACTGAAGACGTCTAGGTACTACTCCAAGAGTCTGAAACAAGATGCTAAGTCTTAAAGGGGGGTGAAATAGATTGGATAAATTTAGAGCTAATAAATCTTGTGTTACTAGTTTTTAGGTAAGCACTCCTTAAAGGATTTGCATGTTTTCGTGCAGAACTAAGTAGGGTTCTCCTTTATCACCAACCCAAAATTCAAGGTGATAAAGGAGAAAGATACAAAAGAAGGCAGGGATACCatgctttattttgcttttagttaCCCATAGGACATCTTCAGGCCTAAGGGTCACTACTTAATTTAGCAAAGGCAGCCTCTCCAAGTTCATGTTATAATACGGTAGGTAGTAATGAAAACCACAGTGAGCTGAAAAGCATAAAAGTACCCTGCATCAAAGAAGGCAGCAGCCCTGTTCAACTCTGCTCATTCCGTGAGGTAAAAATTCCACTAAGGTTTTCCAGATGATGATTTTTCTAAAGAAGGTGGAAATCTTATTTCATTGTGAGAGTTCTTGTTTTTTCAATGTTaatcttcttttttgttgttgttgtagttggacacaatacctttatttatttatatgtggtgctgaggattgaacccagggcctcgcatgtggtAGGCGaacactctgctgctgagccacaaccccagcccccagtgttaatcttttttaaaaagtattcagaaatttaaatacaGCATATCTAACAGACCTTTTCACAGTGacagaaatgttctatatctgtgCTGTCCACTAGGGTAACCACTAACTTCATGTGTCCCAGAGCACTTTAAAATATGGCTaatgttggggctgggaatgtggctcagttggtagcgcgctcgtctggcatgcgtgcggcccgggttcgatcctcagcaccacataccaacaaagatgttgtgtccaccgagaactaaaaataaataaataaataaataaatattaaaaattctctttctctctctctctctctctctccctcctctctcactctcttaaaaaaaaaaaaagaaaaaaaatatggctaaTGCAACTGAGGAATGAATTTTTTACTTAAATAGTCTACTTGATTGGACGAAAGAGTTTCTCAGAAATGCTGTTGGCTAAGCAAAACATGTCTGTAAGATTTCACCAAGAACCAGTTTTCAAACTGGTCTACTATTTGCATGAATTGAGagtcttggcattttttttttttggtactagagattgaatccagggatgcttaaccactgagccacatccctacattccaggcctttttatttttttattttgagatagtgtctcactaagttgcttaagatctccctaagttgtcgaggctggccttgaatttgcagtctacctgccttagcctcctgagctgctgtgattacaggatTGTGCAACTGTGTCCAGGTGGGAGTGTTGGTATCTTCAAGTTAATTAGTTCTTAACGTGAGAAAGCAACACTGATTAGGAGCTTTCTTGTGCTACATTTGGGACttgatttggggatttttttttttaatatttattttttagttgtaggtggacataatatatttatttcatttttatgtggtgctggggtttgaacccagtgcctcacgtgtgctaggcaagcactctaccactgagccacaactccagcctgatTTTGGGAtgtttttaatgagaaataataatCTGTGGTTCTGTTAATGTCTAGGGAGCTGTGGTTTTAGATTTAAGAGCTTTACCTCTGAGGGCACATCTGTGAGGAGGACTATCAGACCACATAAAGTGGGAAACAGGCTCTAGAAGTTGAGGTATCCTCCTAGTTTTGTTTGAGTTCAAATTGGCATTTATCTCCTTTAATATGCTAATCTGACATTGTTGCTCATGGTCTACATTTTGGaagataggattagggtttctGATTTAAATTATGTGACGTGAAGCTCAGTTAAAACTACAGGAAAAATCGAGTACCTTTAATGACCCTATTTGTATGGGAAGCTTAAAGGTTTATGTTGAGTTTTCATAAGGAAAAGTGGTATTAGAGAGGCTTAATTGTTTGTTTCTCATACCCTGCCTCTGCTAGGTATAATACATTATAGAATTCTTAATTTGTGGATTCTTTAATCCATGAATAAATTTGAAGTTTGGTTGATTTATCTTTAATTAGGTGGCTAGATACTATTGTACACAAAAGGCAGTGAGTAACAAATGCAACTTATCTTTGTTCATTTAACTACTTACTGATTATCTACCACTACTGTAGGCATTGAGGGTACAATATTGAGTAAAACATGGTACTTACTCTCATGAAAGGAGGCAGAAAACCATATATGTGGAATGTTTGAGGTAACAATAAATATAAGGAAGATAAGCGTCAGGGAAGGCTTCTTTGAGGAAGTGACATTTTAGGAAAGATCTAGAAGAGGGGTGAAAAGAATTCCCAGCAAAGGGAATCACAAGTACAAAAACCTTGTATGGTTGAGGTGTATTGCTCAGTCTGTTAAAAGAACAGTAATGTGGTCAGTTATCTGGAGTGTAATGAGTGCAGAGAAGATGTTAATAAATGAGATAGGAGAAGCAAGTGGGCCAGATCATGTACATCTTGTAAGCCATGGTAAACATCTTggctttttttcaaaaaattctttgGAAGTCATTGGAAGGTAAGGTGATAGGATGTGatctgaattacttttttttttttttttaacatggaacAATCCAGATTTTCAGAGCCATTACAAGTATTTGAATCATTTCAAAGTAAATTGCCAAAATGATGTCTCATCACTCCTAAATACTTCAGTGTGTAATTTCTACAAACAAGTATATTCTCCTATATAACCATCAGTAAATAATTCGCCATATAGGGGAGGCAAAATTTTGCACCTATCCTCTTAGGGCTTTTCGGTTGGTCTGAGCATTCAATTGACATAAATTCAGATTAATAGGAGAAAAGCatacaaatgtatataattttttggcttttttgtttgtttactggtATCAAATACAGTGTTACACATCTGCTGAAC
This window encodes:
- the Ndufa12 gene encoding NADH dehydrogenase [ubiquinone] 1 alpha subcomplex subunit 12 isoform X2, with the protein product MELLQVLKRGLQQVSGHGGLRGYLRVFFRANDVRVGTLVGEDKYGNKYYEDNKQFFGRHRWVIYTTEMNGKNTFWDVDGSMVPPEWKS
- the Ndufa12 gene encoding NADH dehydrogenase [ubiquinone] 1 alpha subcomplex subunit 12 isoform X1; this translates as MELLQVLKRGLQQVSGHGGLRGYLRVFFRANDVRVGTLVGEDKYGNKYYEDNKQFFGRHRWVIYTTEMNGKNTFWDVDGSMVPPEWHRWLHCMTDDPPTTKPPTARKFIWTNHKFNVSGTPEQYVPYSTTRKKIQEWVPPSTHHK